The following is a genomic window from Takifugu rubripes chromosome 13, fTakRub1.2, whole genome shotgun sequence.
GGTAAACTGCTGGATACGAGGTCGCGCAGGCCTCCAGCAGAGTCCAAGCACAACCAGAAACTTCCCATACTGCCATAGTTTATCTCCCAGACACCCGAGCGTCCCGTCCCCGGCTGTCTCCCGTGAAACCACAGGAATGACAACTGTTTATCATCCACACCGTCCTTTACCCAACGTTGCTTCTGCTTTATGTGGTGTGGCTCTTCAAGCTGATTCAAGCAAACAGAACAGTCGAATTTTCCTAAATGTTCTGGTCAGTGAGACTCAAGAATAATCCACAACATGCGCTCTGCACCCTCACTCTGATTATGGTGTTGGTTCGGATCCCCCAGTGTGGACGGGCCGTCATTCATCCACACTGTTTAGGGGTGTCAGCAATCATCCGCCATTTCAGTGCTGGATGTCTTCTGACCTCAAATGTCTAAACTATTTTTGCTGGTTAAAGCTTTGTAGCTCCAGCTGTCACGTCTTTTTCTGGGTGGAAACAACACACAGATGACCTTGTGGGTGTCTGGATTCAGAACGATGACATCAATGTCAAGAATGGGTGACTGATGGGATTTACTGCATTTTTCTGTGATGCGTTTTGGTGGGGTATTTTTAGGAAATACCCCATTTGTTTAAGTCAGTGTCATCTAAATGATTCAGATCCGTGCTTCTAACACCAATAAACCTGAACATGTATCTTCAATCTTCTCAACGAAACCACGTTTTACTCACCTGCTCGGCTTCCTTTGATTTTCTTGGCTTCATTTAGCTGATAAACGACGAGCAAACAGCACAGGACTTTGACCCCCAACATCGTTACCTCTGCTGAATCACCACTTCTGCCCCAGATGGTGAACTGGTGGGAATAAAGCCGAGGCTGAAGGTGAGAAAGTCGGGCCGTGGAAGCGGCGTTGAAGAGGCCTCATTAATGTCCAGAGGTCTGGAATCACAGCTGGATATGACATCGCGCAGGGAATACGTGATTGGGTCCGTCCCTGATTGGCCGCTGGTTGGCGGTTATGCAGACAGAAACGTTGCGAAAGAGCAGGTTGACTGGGCAGATGTGGTAACGGCAGGATGAGGTGACCTCAGCGTTCTCTCAGTCCCACAAGCTAGAGAAATCTCAAATATGCTTCTACTGTATGTTGGAATACGGCTTCAGAGGGTTTGCAATGAAGCAcgtttcaggttttttttaatacacacacacacacacacacacacacacacacacacacacacacacacacacactgcagaccTCTGTGAGTCCGTCCTTCGCTCCAGCATCGAAAGAGTTAAAGTCACAGTTTATCTGCTGTTTATCTGCCAATGAAAAGTTTAGACGAGCAAACACGGTGAACCTTTGCTTCTCCAAATATTGAGTGTGCGGCTGCCCAAAACTGACAGGATGCGATCATGTAAAATGTAAACAAGGGCAGATGGTTTCTGACATAATGTTTGATAGAGCACCGAATATATTTAGGGatcaaatcaattttttttccccccagctgGTTTTGTGTTACGCGGACATAATGTGGTGAAAGGTCAGACAAATATTTCCACTTAAACTCAACGAGCCAAAAGAGGCGTCTTGAAGGACTTTAACGCCTCACCAACTAATGACAATATAGAAATTTCCCTATAGTGCATTTTTAATGGGCCGGTTCTgcttgtgatgatgaggattttgattttaaagatCACTGCTGGGAAGCCagtaccgtgtgtgtgtgtgtgtgtgtgtgtgtgtgtgtgtgtgtgtgtgtgtctagacAAAATTAGAGCTAGAGACACAATAAAATCTGTAACTCTTTAATCAGTATTTACAAATCTCCATTCACAGTCCTGCAGTTTAACTTAAAATGAACGAGATGTgaaagtgagtgtgagtgtgtgtgtgtgtgtgagtgtgtgtgtaatgtgggTGTACAGCCTTTACATGGCTGGATGTGTTGCACATCCAGCCATGCGTTACATTATATTTAGAAAGgaagcagtgtgtgtgcgtttgtgcgttTGCTCTAGTTTGTTTTCTTAAAGAGCAATTCTAAGAAGAACCAATATAAAAACGAGCCAGAGCCTCCAGAAtctggaggctgggggaggACGTGGTGACCAAGTGCCGTCCATTATTACATGAACGTGGTTATTTTCCACATCAAAGCTGGAACGGTCTCTCGGGAGGAGAGCTGAGGCCAGCCAACCGTGGCGAGAGCTCCTCTTCGTGCTCCATGTGGTTATATAAGCGAGCTGCTGTGGATCGTTAGGAGTTTTCATGCTTTCTCCTCCCCGTGCTCGTCCTAACGCTGGATCGATGATCGGTAGGGCTACTCATGACAGAATGGCgggtttctttttaattcagcGTCTTGAAGATGAATTTTATTGTTAAAACAGCATCACAAACACATCACGGCTGAATAACAACACGCCTTCGTGTCAGAACATCGACGCCAAACAGCCACTCGTTGGACAGTTTCACTTCATCCCTTCACAGCCGGACGGGCTCAAAGTGGCCGTCAACCCTGTTTATTCTGATTTAGACGTCGTGGGGCATTTAAAATCACACAGTACAGAAGGGAGGTAAATGATTGTCACGCTGTCACAAAAGTGAGGGGTTTAGAAAGTTCACAGTTTCAAATATTAGTTCACATTTTATCAGGGACTCACAGCAACACAATAATAACAGTTTACTTGTATTCTGCTTTTCCACACGTgcgtctttttcttttctaggCCAAAACCATTTCTCCATTATTGGAGTCTTCTCAGTGGTCACATATAAAAACTATTGTGTCtatgtataaatatatagtTGTGCTCTTTTGCATTGATTTAACTGCTCTATGCTGAGCTAAACGCCGCTGCTGTAGCACACGTGCTAATGCTACTTTGTGGAGAGGTTTCCATGTAAACAGCGAGTGTTTGCACTTTCACCCTGATCACAAACACCACGCACATAACTGAGGGGAAAAGACTAAAAAAGCCTCATTAAACTCTGGATTCGCTATCAAAACACGTCAGCACGACGAATCAACCGGTGCCGGTGCAAAAGAAACACTTAAATCTCACTCCACAAATCACATCGTACTGAGATAAAAATACACTGGACGGGATAATCCTGGCAACAGATGATCCCGGGAGAACGAGCACAGGTGCCTCGTTGCGAGGAGGGTCagggttcacttcctgtttggcgtTTGCCTGTCCTCCCGTCTCTGAGGCTGCTCCAGGTATTCCCGCTTTCCTCCCAccctccaaaaacatgcacgTTCAGTGGAAACTGGAGTGAGACGCGaatggttggtgtgtgtgtgacctgctgAACCTGTCCGGGGGTGTTTTCCTGCCACTCGCCTCTGCTGGGGCGCACTCCAACACGGAACATCGCTGGGGGAGAAGTGGTGTTTCACAGAaaacaggtggggggggggggggttctgataAACGGGGGAGCTGCTGGAAGGTCAACTTGAATGAAGGTAAACCTTTGCTCTTGTCTCAAACCACAGAAACCTGGTGTAAAAGCTGTATTAAAGTCTCGGGGTGTGGGTCAGGGTCTTCCTCTGCTACTGTCGCTCCTCTCTTAGGTCATGGTCATGATTTCATATTTGTCTTGGACGGAACTTTTGttctcctcctgtttttctGGCTCCGGCTGGTGCAAATCAATGAACAGGAAGTAAAGTCCGGCCCCCACCGCTCCGCCCACCATGGGCCCGGCCACAGGgatccaccaccagcaccccccGGCTCTGCAGGGAAGAAGACCCATAACATCTCTATGAGGCCCCCCTCCGTAAATAAAGATGTTAAATTGAAATAATCCCCCATCAGCCTAATAATCCAATCACAGAAATCTCCTTCTACAGCCTGGTTAACCAGAGAAATACCAGAAATATCAAAATATTATCTAGTTAATTCGGGATTCATtattttggggtggggggtgaacctctctgtcctgtctgtggATGTCCGTATCATCCTACCTGAGGCCCGTCATAAGCAGTTATCCCAGATTACGATAAAGTCTTAAGGAGCTCTGCTTTAGACCTGCTGCGTGTCGTGTCCCCATTATGGCTACTGGCCTGTGCCTCAGCCccgactggggggggggggggtagcatcATACTGGTCGATGTTTAGAGGCTTACATGCAGGTGAAAGGTCTTCACTTGGACCACTGACACACGGGTCTGAAAGTAAACAAGTGTCTCAGCAGGACTGGGTTTTTTTGCTCCTGCAGGCCAGGCAgaagtggaggagtggaggaaggAGGCTGGATTAACGCCTCTAATCTACGGCTGAGATTATCGGGCCATTAGACTGACACACTGGGTCACATTGAAGCCGTGTGGAACGGCGCCGTCCTCACCATCGGGGCAAAACGCGAGTCAGATGTCCTCACCTATATAACTGCAGCGTCTGTAGCCTCCTCATAAATCTAGATCATCTCATTTAAACACGTTAACTGCTCGAGTATTTAAATTAAAGTGATCTAACTTGTTTTTAAAAGGGTGAATGTTACAAAAACACACTTCCAGAAGGACAATAGTTATAGTTTATGAGCACTTGAATAACAAGTGTTTGATAGATCTGTTCTTAATGTGAATGTGGTGACatttaaataagaataaaacaagaataaagaaataTAAGGTTTTGATGAGCAGAGACTAAAGGAGAccagagaggctgaggagcGCACAGCTCCGCTGCTTTGGTAGCATTCAATATTTCATACCCATGTAAATGGAGTTTCTCCCACTATTCTTAACTCCCAAAGCACCTTTTGGAATTGCGGGAAAAAACATGCGTGTGCCTTGAAATATTGATTCAGATTGTCAGGAGAGCAGAGACGCAGCTCCAAATGTACCAACGCGGGGCAGCAAAGTGCTGTCAGCTCTCTCTGGGAGGCAGAAAACCATCACAGGCTGGAGTTTGGGGCTCAGAAAGGTTACCTGAACACGTCCGTGCCCCACCCGGCCACGGCTGTGAAGAACCGCGGCCCGAGGTCTCGTGCCGGGTTGATGGGGTAGCCGCAGTTCAGCCCCATGGACACGGCGATGGCCATGATGACCAGGCCGATGCACAGAGGCTCCATACCTTTTGGGGCGCCGATGTTCTTCCTGTCAGTGATGGCCAGGATGCACAGGACGAGCGCCCCGGTTCCAATTACCTTGAGAACCAACCGGGGGCATAATTAGCATGATTGGCAATCACATTCCACAACGTTTGTCCACTGTTGTCCACTGTTGTCCGTTAGCTTACACTCGTTACAggacttcctccctccctctgattCTATAGAATGCCGGTGGGACGGCTTTATTTACATAATTAATGTTTCCTGTCAACACTAGTGTCTCCTAGCTAAAAATAAAGCCCTGGAAACGGCTCCCGGCTCATTCGGCGTGGGCTGATATGGGTCCAGAGCAGATTGAGCCGGTTCTCGTCACCGCTCACACGTCAAAAACACGCACGTCCGTATACGTGCACACTGAGCGTTCCTGGCTGCTCTAAATGTGCACTCACACGGATCTCTGCATGCTCTGCTGACTTTATTTACACTGGATCCAGCTGGATACCGGATACGCTGCTGACATGCGTTATTCATAGGCGCCACTTTAAACCACGAGTTTAATTATGTGTGTCAGTAAATCACTTCGAAACCTCACGTTGGCCGTCAGCCTCACCTGGTCAACAAACCCGTTGAGGAGCGAGAGGTGTTTCGCGGGGTAAGACGCAAATATGTTGGCTGTGGCGTTCTCGCCGGTGACGACGAATTCGCCCTTCGTGTATTCCATCAAGGCATCTGCCAAAAAAGAACTTCAACATTTGCAACGGCCGGGCGGTTGAATGCTGGGGTATCTGACATGTTGCTCACACTTGAATGAAGGTTTCAGGCTGCTGCCTGATTCAGAGGATTGAACAACACTCTCATCTGGTTACGGTGACGTGGGTCTCACCATAATACAGCCCGTAGACAGCACAGGAACCGGCGAAGGCCCCCAGGAACTGCGCCAGCACGTACACGGGGAACTTCTTCAGCGGCAGCTTCCCCAAGATGACCATGGCCAGAGAAACCGCCGGGTTGACGTGGGCTCCTGCGACGAGTGCAGCAAACGAGCATAATTAGCCTCAAACCTGACTTCAGGCCTCAGAGGAGAGCAAGTAAAAAACGTTGCGCTTGTTTCATGAACCAGTAGCGAAACAAAGGTCCCAGTGATGGATTAACTGGTGTCACCTCCAGAGCAAATGTCAGGGAAGGGAAACAAAGGGTAACCTGGTTCGGGCGGATTAAAATAGACCGTCCATCAGTGCCAGGCCGTTTCATCGTTTGTCACTTGTTTTGGAACCCTGCTGGCGCTCCGTCGGCATGTTCAGAGACGGCTCGCCGGCTTTGTTCAGAGTCAGACGCTCTCCTGATACTTTTCCTCTGCAGACATGTTTGAACACATTCCAGCTAAATTAGTCAGTGGGCCGGGGGTCATTTATTTAACACTCTGGGATCTTAGCTCTGACCTCGCCGCGGCAACACCAGTGGGGGTATCAGCCATACGCCCATTGTTAATCTCCCCATCCTGTTCACAAACACTGACCGCGGCGACCAGCCGGCCCTGCCTGGCTGAATTGCATCTGACATAATCTGCCTGAATCTGCTTAAGGCACACGTAGACTGCAGGTCATTAGAGTGACCATGATGTGTCACACTTACCGTGCACTGTCATCTAAAATCTGAGAGCGCCAAGTGAAATCAATTGTGTTTGCTTCTCCGATGGGGCCGCTCTGCCGGGGAAGCCTGGAAAGGATGGCTTGTCACACCTggcccccctctcctccagagGCCCATGCCCCAGTAAAGCTCATTAGTCCAATACCTACGATCATCTTCAGAGATGTCGTTGGACAGAAGTATCCCACTGAGCTGTGGACCCTGGGGCTGAATGGCCCAGTCATGCAGCAAAAGCTCTCCATATATTAACCTCCCTGTCCCCGGGCTTTTCTGCTATTCCTCTGAAGCTTTACAGCCCTTCTCATTAAAGGTGGAGCGCGGGCAACGACCATTCACATCCTGAAACAAGGGCGCCAATGATTTCGTCGTGTTTTCTGCGTTCGCTGCCGCACAGTTGTGGCCATTTAATCTCATTTCAGATTTTGGGCTAAGCTAACTCTTTAAAGGTAACAGTAATTATCCCTTTCTGGCATCTCCAGGCGCATCCTGGACGCTGCGGTGCGAACAAGTGGCTCAGCAGGGCCGTTAGAGGCAACTAGCCCTTCCTGTCGTTACAGGACGCATGCAGGCTCATCTTGCTCTAATCCTGGAGGAACGTAGCATAGAAGGTCCCGTTTGTACGTCGGGGGAGGATACACGCAGCTCTGAAGCGCCGGTCACACCGAAAACTGGCCGGCGAGGGAGGAGATCTCAGCAATGACACAAAGATTTGAGACGAAATGAATCAAAACTCGATCTGAAGTGCTTCAACACCACGTGACTGTAGTTGtctgtgggggggaggggggaggggggggggggcactgcaaCATGGCTgtctttaaaaatggaaaccAAGCGTAACGTGCGTCGGTTTATTTCTCCAAGTGCAGTTATAACTCCAGCTGCACTAAACGGGACAACTTACCATATCAGAAGGTCACCATAAGTGTCTGTATCTGCATTCAAAATGGCAACATTAAGGGCGTAGCTGTGCTGGATGTGAGGTGTTTGTGGCGGCAGCTCTTCTCTGTACCTGACACTCCTCCTGCCATGTAAACAGCCATCATGACTCCCAGGGTGAAACCGACGTGGATGGTCAGGGGTTCCCCGAGAGCCCCTCTGCTCAGGACCGTCTGGGCTACTGAACCACATCCGAAGAGCTGGGACACAGACGAAAACAAGAAACACAAAGGCCGAAGCTAGAAAGACTCATTGTTTTAAATTATTCCAATTACACCCACCATTAACACTAGCCCTTTTGTCTGCCGACCACAAACGTTTTTCCAACCATGAATAATGAACACCCccttcatacacacacgcacacacacacaggcaacaccACCCCCAACCCGCGCTAATTCAGCAAAAGGGAGACGTCGTTTAGACAAAACATGTTGAGAGGAGGCCGGTCatcaaaaataacaaaaaagctATTAGGGACTCATAAATTGCTCCAATAATGTGGCATCAGAGCCATTAAAGTCTACTCATATGGATCTAGAAGCACTGAGGTGGAGCcgtcactcacacagacactcacacacacacacacacacacacacactgattatttgctgtaactttttttttattttccatgatCTCATCATGGCAACACACTGCCGCGGCTGTTATGATTGATGGCCATTGTGCTTCTCggagctgtggaggaaggaGAGCAGCCCCACATCAGCCACATCTTGCAGTGATTGTCAGGAGTAAATTACAGCTGAGTACAGCATCAAAGGGTGCCGTTCTTCCCAGAATATACTCCCTCCTAATAGAGATATATGGGAGACAGCAGTCCCAGGAGACCCACTTTGACACATTATTAGCATGCTGGTTCTCGGCTTTAAAGCGGCTGTTTAATCTGGGTGACAGGTGCAGAGGGAGGTACTCACTATCAGGACAAATATCCCCAGAAATTCCGCCAGGAACTCCTTAAAGATGTTCCGCCTCAGGCCAAATctctccttcatcttcctcttgctctccattttttttttcctcctttctgccTGGGTCCGAGCAGATCGAGCAGCCAGCAGCACCGAGGATGGAGTCAGTGACAGACTGGCGGCGCAGGTTGCCGCCTCCCACTCGGCGCGCTCGGACCGCGGAGCTGCCAGCGGCTCCACGCAGCCATTTCTCTGTGTAGCCACAAGGGGTCTTCCTGAGAGGGGACGCAAGGGCCCCGCGTCCAGGCagccacgcaaacacacgccgCCGCAGGCGTGCTGAGCCGGAGTTGGAATCCAAGCAAACAGAGACGAGATGGGAGTAGATAAGGTTTAGGAGCATTTTTAGAGAACAGTAAAATGAACTGAAACAGCCACTATCAAAGGATTATCGAATAAACTGTTTTCTTGTAATATCTAAAATACGCTCCTATATTTTATTGGCGTTtcgtttttattattattgtaaactTTAAAAACACGATGCCCGCAACTTCTGAAATATTCCAAAGTTTCTGAACAAAGTTTGAGGGGCTTGATAAGCGGAATATGGGACTAAATTAATTACGGAAGCCGGTTTTTTTAGTGTTTAGAAtctttgactttaaaaaaaagcgtTAGTAGAGCTCAACTCTTTTTGAGCATTTCAAACAAAATCATATTTGAAAAGGTAAGTAATGAACTAACAAGCTGTCAAGAAGTTTCACAAATAAAACTACAAATCAAAACTAATTTAATTAGTGTCCTGATAAACCAATTTGGCAATAAAACTCCCAAAACAATCCGATTTTGGCGACTGATTTTTTTGGTTACTATTTAAACTAGAATTTTACCATTTAAACAAAGCAGCTAGTACACACAGCAGCGTGTACGTTTTCAGTATCTGTGAACATTAAAAGCGATTCTGATTCCGTCTGCAGGATTTTATGGcgtttttactgtttttactCACCTTCTCGCAGTTATCGCGGCTCCACTGTTTTACCAGTCggcttaaaaaaaaagcatgattggcaaaaaaaataataattacttttCACTATGATATAAGTCCAGTTTTTCTAATGTGAACCCtcacgagaaaaacaaaactgtggGAACGCGGGTGTTGCTGTGAACGTTCCAGTTCCAGCGTTGGCCGACAGAGGGCGCTGCACGCGCACATTTGATCTGCAGGCTGAAGTTCAGGCTCCTCCGGCGCATCCGAGCTCCTGCTCCCCTTTTTCTGCGTGGAAAGGTGAAGCGACGGGCCGAAGATGGGATGTTTTGAATGCATTAATCATTGTCACAGCCTCTGCCACGTCCTCTTTGATGTGAAGCAGACACTTGGAGAGTGTCGCCCACGCTGCGAGGAAAGGCTGACGTGCTGATTGAGAAACAGCATCCTTCGAGAATTTGCAAATTGCGGGGCCCacatctgtctcctctcttttttttggggggggggggggtcaaaagaCTGGAAAATGATATCCTCTCTTTTATAAAATGCCTTTATTATTACATCAAACCCGCACAGGACCTTTAAGAGCGCGAGCTGAATCTGGGAGCTCAGATAAATGATTGACCCTTTTTGAATCCCACCGGTGGGCTTCTAAATGCGTGTTGTGAATAAGTGACATGCGTGgatttgctttatttccttTGGTTTTCCGAGACGGATGAATGTTTATtcagaggaataaaggaggCGCTGCAAGGAATTATCACCTGCAGGACAAATCTCTGCAACAACACCCCAGCA
Proteins encoded in this region:
- the aqp9b gene encoding aquaporin-9b isoform X2, producing the protein MESKRKMKERFGLRRNIFKEFLAEFLGIFVLILFGCGSVAQTVLSRGALGEPLTIHVGFTLGVMMAVYMAGGVSGAHVNPAVSLAMVILGKLPLKKFPVYVLAQFLGAFAGSCAVYGLYYDALMEYTKGEFVVTGENATANIFASYPAKHLSLLNGFVDQVIGTGALVLCILAITDRKNIGAPKEPGGAGGGSLWPGPWWAERWGPDFTSCSLICTSRSQKNRRRTKVPSKTNMKS
- the aqp9b gene encoding aquaporin-9b isoform X1, encoding MESKRKMKERFGLRRNIFKEFLAEFLGIFVLILFGCGSVAQTVLSRGALGEPLTIHVGFTLGVMMAVYMAGGVSGAHVNPAVSLAMVILGKLPLKKFPVYVLAQFLGAFAGSCAVYGLYYDALMEYTKGEFVVTGENATANIFASYPAKHLSLLNGFVDQVIGTGALVLCILAITDRKNIGAPKGMEPLCIGLVIMAIAVSMGLNCGYPINPARDLGPRFFTAVAGWGTDVFRAGGCWWWIPVAGPMVGGAVGAGLYFLFIDLHQPEPEKQEENKSSVQDKYEIMTMT